The Candidatus Nitrosotalea sinensis genome contains a region encoding:
- a CDS encoding 4-hydroxybutyrate--CoA ligase, giving the protein MSESIFLSPKSIAIIGASDKEGSVGRAITSNILKGYTGTILPISPTRDTVFDKKAYKSVLDVPEPIDLAVIVTKNDVVPSVLEECGKKGIKGAIVITAGFKEVNEEGAKLEKRLAEIAKQYNIRIIGPNCLGVMNLAPQTMMNSTFLKVTPKSGGIALVSQSGAICAALVEDASAQGIGFSSVISMGNKVDLNEVDILKMLAEHEQTKVIVMYLEDMTNGREFLKICKQITRLNKLKKPVLVLKSGRSPEGAKAAMSHTGALMGSDEIYDALLTQSGAIRVDTMEELFDYAVAFSKQPLPLKGDLVIVSNAGGPAIISTDACSRMGIKMANIEDIRPQINAVIPPWGTSRNPVDIVGDADFNRFDHVLNLVLAHQNVGSVIAMCTPSATLDYNKLAEVIVAASKKYNKTILASLMGLDEGIRNREILAEGGIPYYTYAEKAIRALKAMLRFSQWSQAQEGTTQQFKVNKKKVEQIFAKVKSEGRKNLLEEEGQEVLKAYGFPVPKSILATKEKESTVAAKKIGYPVVMKIASPQIIHKSDAGGVKVGLKTPQEVKRAFKEIIKNAKKYDKKAVIKGVLVQEMVKGGKETIVGSKQEPGFGSVVMFGMGGIYVEVLKDVTFRVAPVTDAEADEMISSIKTSKLLQGVRGEKPSDVKKLSDCIQRISQLVTDFKEIKELDMNPVLVFEKGKGCKVVDVRIGLE; this is encoded by the coding sequence AGTATTTGATAAAAAGGCATACAAGAGTGTCCTTGATGTTCCAGAACCAATTGATCTTGCAGTTATAGTTACAAAAAATGATGTCGTCCCATCTGTACTTGAAGAGTGCGGAAAAAAAGGAATCAAGGGAGCAATTGTAATCACTGCTGGATTTAAGGAAGTAAACGAGGAAGGTGCCAAGCTTGAAAAAAGACTTGCAGAGATTGCCAAACAGTATAACATCAGAATCATTGGTCCAAACTGTCTTGGTGTGATGAATCTTGCACCACAGACAATGATGAATTCTACCTTTCTCAAGGTAACCCCCAAGTCAGGAGGAATCGCACTTGTATCTCAGAGTGGCGCAATCTGTGCAGCACTTGTAGAAGACGCAAGTGCCCAAGGCATTGGATTTTCATCTGTAATAAGCATGGGCAATAAAGTTGACCTCAACGAGGTTGATATTTTAAAGATGCTTGCAGAACATGAGCAGACCAAAGTAATTGTCATGTACCTTGAAGACATGACAAATGGACGAGAATTCTTGAAGATATGCAAACAAATCACTAGATTGAACAAACTCAAAAAACCAGTTCTTGTACTAAAATCAGGCCGAAGTCCGGAAGGTGCCAAGGCAGCCATGTCACACACTGGTGCACTAATGGGCTCTGATGAAATCTATGATGCGCTGCTTACCCAATCTGGCGCAATCAGAGTTGACACCATGGAAGAGCTCTTCGATTACGCAGTTGCTTTTTCAAAACAACCATTGCCACTAAAAGGCGACCTAGTCATAGTATCAAACGCAGGAGGTCCTGCAATCATTTCAACTGACGCATGTTCTAGAATGGGAATCAAGATGGCAAACATTGAAGATATCAGACCTCAGATAAATGCAGTAATTCCTCCCTGGGGAACATCCAGAAATCCAGTTGATATTGTAGGGGATGCTGATTTTAACAGATTTGATCATGTATTGAATTTGGTTCTTGCACATCAAAATGTAGGCTCTGTAATTGCAATGTGTACACCTTCTGCAACTCTAGATTACAACAAGCTTGCCGAAGTAATTGTTGCAGCATCAAAGAAATACAACAAGACAATTCTTGCAAGCCTCATGGGCCTTGATGAGGGAATACGCAACCGAGAAATTCTTGCAGAGGGAGGAATCCCATACTATACTTATGCAGAAAAAGCAATTCGTGCACTCAAAGCAATGTTACGATTCTCCCAGTGGTCACAAGCACAAGAAGGAACTACACAACAATTCAAAGTAAACAAGAAAAAAGTAGAACAGATATTTGCCAAGGTAAAATCCGAAGGAAGAAAGAACCTGCTTGAAGAAGAAGGACAAGAGGTCTTGAAAGCATATGGCTTTCCGGTACCAAAAAGCATTCTTGCTACAAAAGAAAAAGAGTCTACGGTTGCAGCCAAAAAAATTGGTTATCCAGTTGTAATGAAGATTGCATCCCCGCAAATAATTCACAAATCTGATGCAGGCGGAGTAAAGGTGGGTCTAAAGACACCTCAAGAAGTAAAGAGGGCATTCAAAGAGATAATTAAAAACGCCAAGAAATACGACAAAAAGGCGGTAATCAAAGGAGTCCTGGTACAGGAGATGGTCAAGGGCGGAAAAGAGACAATTGTCGGCTCTAAGCAAGAGCCAGGATTTGGTTCTGTAGTGATGTTTGGCATGGGAGGAATCTATGTTGAAGTACTCAAGGATGTAACATTTAGAGTTGCACCAGTAACGGATGCCGAGGCAGACGAGATGATATCTTCTATCAAGACAAGCAAGCTATTGCAAGGTGTAAGAGGAGAAAAACCATCTGATGTCAAAAAACTATCTGACTGTATCCAAAGAATCTCTCAGCTTGTCACTGATTTCAAAGAGATAAAAGAGCTTGACATGAATCCAGTCCTAGTCTTTGAAAAAGGCAAGGGCTGCAAGGTAGTAGATGTCAGAATCGGTCTTGAATAA